A single genomic interval of Stieleria maiorica harbors:
- a CDS encoding sensor histidine kinase, with protein sequence MFRVVQGLFSSMSLERKCLLFFGSAFTLLMCGAFLVVQTLGNRLVLRTTQQRAQDLADAQLMLLHSDAKWAQTSSPEAIAANQPILAGLRAEMLAKDIEFEIMGLEDEVTYTNLPPIAPPEDPAERQRLQELEPQFRSQLARRIAQQQPDISESIDLGENESMSMIGLGTMPVHQQLGPVDGRYIYYRPVFPKLTCIMCHSAEGEKAALATSGTPIEQASLAPFRVIRVSMPYKDTENQTTWISSIVVALALFIVAATLYMLHALIRYLVLEPLYHLRDVSDSITHGDVTQRAEIESEDEFRELADAFNRMLRGMLESQEKERIINAELDGRVDQLAQLNWQLYEANRVKSDFMANMSHELRTPLNSIIGFSDVLQGIDSLTDKQRRYAQNIQKSGRLLLEMINDILDLAKVEAGKMEVRRNEFDLGRLVTAQCDMIGSLSEEKDISLTVDVPDDLPTAYQDPNKLGQIVNNLLSNAIKFTPEGGMVTVRVVDLSGGLSTGRFRLLIIDTGVGIAEEDQSVIFQKFRQSRKVLDGEGLTREFAGTGLGLSIVKELAKLLGGEVGFESELGRGSTFWVELPWRLSDETLQLATELSQPRGLPTPTNGTVGDVPGDMVAK encoded by the coding sequence GGCCGACGCCCAACTGATGCTGCTTCACAGTGATGCCAAGTGGGCCCAGACCAGCAGCCCCGAAGCGATCGCCGCCAACCAGCCGATCCTGGCCGGTCTGCGGGCGGAGATGCTGGCCAAGGACATCGAATTCGAAATCATGGGTCTGGAGGACGAGGTGACGTACACCAATTTGCCTCCGATCGCGCCGCCGGAGGATCCCGCCGAGCGGCAGCGGCTGCAAGAGCTTGAGCCTCAATTCCGCAGCCAGTTGGCCCGCCGGATCGCCCAGCAACAGCCGGACATCTCCGAGTCGATCGACTTGGGTGAAAACGAATCGATGAGCATGATCGGGCTCGGCACGATGCCGGTCCATCAACAGCTCGGTCCGGTCGACGGTCGCTACATCTACTATCGGCCCGTCTTTCCCAAGCTGACGTGCATCATGTGTCACTCGGCCGAAGGCGAAAAGGCGGCGCTTGCCACGTCGGGCACCCCGATCGAGCAAGCCAGCTTGGCACCGTTCCGGGTCATCCGCGTCAGCATGCCTTACAAGGACACGGAGAACCAAACCACTTGGATCAGCTCGATCGTCGTCGCGCTGGCGTTGTTCATCGTCGCCGCAACGCTGTACATGTTGCACGCGTTGATTCGCTACTTGGTCCTCGAGCCGCTTTATCACTTGCGCGACGTCAGCGATTCGATCACCCACGGCGACGTGACGCAGCGGGCGGAGATCGAATCGGAGGACGAGTTCCGCGAGCTGGCCGATGCGTTCAATCGGATGTTGCGCGGGATGCTGGAAAGTCAGGAGAAGGAGCGGATCATCAACGCCGAACTCGACGGCCGGGTCGACCAGTTAGCCCAGCTCAACTGGCAGCTTTACGAAGCCAACCGCGTCAAAAGCGATTTCATGGCCAACATGAGTCACGAGCTGCGGACGCCCTTGAACAGCATCATCGGGTTCTCCGATGTGTTGCAAGGCATCGACTCGCTGACGGACAAACAACGGCGTTACGCTCAGAACATTCAAAAGAGCGGGCGTCTGTTGCTGGAAATGATCAACGACATTTTGGATCTGGCCAAAGTCGAAGCGGGAAAGATGGAGGTCCGCCGCAACGAATTTGACCTCGGCCGCCTGGTCACCGCGCAGTGCGACATGATCGGATCGCTGTCGGAAGAGAAGGACATTTCGTTGACCGTCGACGTGCCCGACGATCTGCCGACGGCGTATCAAGATCCCAACAAGCTCGGCCAGATCGTCAACAACCTGCTCTCCAACGCGATCAAGTTCACGCCCGAAGGCGGCATGGTGACGGTGCGGGTGGTCGACCTGTCCGGGGGGCTGTCCACCGGCAGATTCCGGCTGCTGATCATCGACACCGGCGTGGGCATCGCCGAAGAAGACCAGTCGGTGATCTTTCAAAAATTCCGCCAGAGCCGCAAAGTGCTCGACGGGGAGGGGCTGACGCGCGAATTCGCCGGCACCGGTCTGGGGCTTTCGATCGTCAAGGAATTGGCCAAACTGCTCGGCGGTGAAGTCGGTTTCGAAAGCGAACTCGGACGCGGCAGCACTTTTTGGGTGGAGTTGCCGTGGCGATTGAGCGATGAAACATTGCAATTGGCCACCGAGTTGTCTCAGCCGCGCGGATTACCCACGCCGACCAATGGAACCGTCGGTGACGTGCCCGGTGACATGGTCGCAAAGTGA
- the rnhA gene encoding ribonuclease HI — MKPVQLFTDGACSGNPGPGGWAFILRCGKTDKELERSAGDPQTTNNKMELQAVIEGLKALKEPCEVTLYADSSYVLQGMQSWMKGWKSRGWKRKDGSKLVPVKNVELWQELDRLMQTHRIKFEHVKGHSGHLENERCDQLAVAAYQRYLVKK, encoded by the coding sequence ATGAAACCAGTTCAACTTTTTACCGACGGCGCGTGCAGCGGAAACCCCGGCCCGGGAGGCTGGGCGTTCATCCTGCGTTGCGGCAAAACCGACAAGGAACTCGAACGCTCGGCCGGTGATCCACAGACGACCAACAACAAGATGGAATTGCAGGCCGTGATCGAAGGCCTGAAAGCTCTCAAGGAGCCCTGCGAAGTCACGTTGTACGCCGACAGCAGCTACGTGCTGCAAGGCATGCAGAGCTGGATGAAGGGTTGGAAGAGCCGCGGCTGGAAACGAAAAGACGGTTCGAAACTGGTGCCCGTCAAGAACGTCGAACTGTGGCAAGAGTTGGACCGGCTGATGCAAACGCACCGGATTAAATTCGAACACGTCAAAGGCCACAGCGGCCACTTGGAAAACGAACGCTGCGACCAGTTGGCCGTCGCCGCGTATCAACGCTATCTGGTCAAGAAGTAG
- a CDS encoding type 1 glutamine amidotransferase domain-containing protein, whose protein sequence is MDETPLAGKCVLILVGDIYEDLELWYPKLRLIEAGAAVTVAGPEADRCYAGKNGYPCVSDARIDAMDEASFDALVVPGGFMPDKLRRDPVVLRLVQAFHDANKPIAAICHGGWIPISAGVYRGINVTGSPGIKDDLINAGASYVDAAVVVDRNHVTSRRPDDLPDFCRELIKLCCD, encoded by the coding sequence ATGGACGAGACCCCGCTGGCGGGAAAATGCGTGCTGATCCTGGTCGGAGACATCTACGAGGACCTGGAGCTGTGGTACCCGAAACTGCGTTTGATCGAAGCCGGTGCGGCGGTCACCGTGGCCGGCCCCGAAGCGGACCGGTGCTACGCGGGAAAAAACGGCTACCCCTGCGTCTCCGATGCGCGGATCGATGCGATGGATGAAGCGTCCTTTGACGCACTAGTGGTCCCTGGCGGATTTATGCCAGACAAACTGCGGCGTGACCCGGTCGTGCTGCGATTGGTCCAGGCATTCCATGACGCCAACAAACCGATCGCCGCGATATGTCACGGCGGTTGGATCCCGATCTCCGCGGGTGTCTACCGGGGCATCAACGTGACCGGATCGCCGGGGATCAAAGACGACTTGATCAATGCGGGGGCAAGCTACGTGGACGCCGCCGTTGTGGTTGACCGCAACCATGTGACCAGCCGTCGGCCCGATGACCTGCCGGATTTCTGTCGAGAGCTGATCAAGCTCTGTTGCGATTAG
- a CDS encoding TFIIB-type zinc ribbon-containing protein, producing the protein MHLLSCPNCHAELSVTPAQAGDTTPCPHCRGDVPIPKLGELRKLPRVETGGSETAPATATGAGAVAFVALALVAVALLLGAGYNAVRWAMIETTTTTESHLQEVEESYARVEPASVVLDFEDMEVRSLDLVSPYTYHAVVTEKARWGWNAVITAGLAVGCGIAAFGAASLGRKG; encoded by the coding sequence ATGCACCTGCTATCTTGCCCAAATTGTCACGCTGAACTTTCGGTCACCCCTGCCCAGGCGGGTGACACCACGCCATGCCCCCATTGCCGCGGTGACGTGCCGATCCCAAAACTGGGTGAGCTGAGAAAACTGCCGCGCGTCGAAACGGGGGGCAGCGAGACGGCTCCGGCCACGGCGACCGGGGCCGGGGCGGTCGCGTTCGTCGCGCTCGCCTTGGTGGCCGTGGCGCTGCTCTTGGGGGCGGGATACAACGCTGTTCGCTGGGCAATGATCGAAACCACGACCACAACCGAATCTCACCTGCAGGAAGTCGAAGAGAGTTACGCGCGGGTGGAGCCGGCGTCGGTGGTGCTGGATTTTGAGGACATGGAAGTCCGCTCGCTCGATCTGGTGTCGCCGTACACCTACCACGCGGTTGTCACGGAGAAGGCGCGGTGGGGTTGGAACGCGGTGATCACCGCCGGTTTGGCTGTCGGCTGCGGCATCGCAGCGTTCGGCGCTGCGTCGTTGGGTCGCAAGGGTTGA
- a CDS encoding sigma-70 family RNA polymerase sigma factor: MFDTLLDEFEDVAAHSAEAVTGGFRKLPIDENEEDGGVGSPSQVAEGEVQLDSPDELLAVEEAETWSDDPVRMYLTQMGEIPLLTRRQEIELAKRIEETRRRFRTKLLENHYVLVEAYKTLKKVYRGQLPFDRTVQVSVTDRLEKEQIIGRLPHNLLTLQTLLKRNKHDWKVALSKSASKRRRAEAWRALARRRRRAVRLIEELGLRTQRIETRIELLDKFSRRIAEIDSLIRDQRRTKHGRETRDALLHERRQILTACQETPTSLRNRVRMLKMVYAEYQQAKRELSEGNLRLVVSIAKKYRNRGLSFLDLIQEGNAGLMRAVDKFEYRRGFKFCTYATWWIRQAITRAVADQSRTIRIPVHMVETMSRVRNVARQLLQELGREPTIEETARRADVTVEEARRVLTMSRFPISLDRPVGNSEDSQFGDLLPDGTAESPQIGATQEMLRDRITNVLKSLSYREREIIKLRYGLGDGYSYTLEEVGHIFKVTRERIRQIEAKAVRKLQQPSRSQDLVGFLD; encoded by the coding sequence TTGTTCGATACCCTCTTGGACGAATTTGAAGACGTCGCCGCACATTCCGCCGAAGCGGTGACCGGTGGCTTTCGCAAACTTCCCATTGATGAGAACGAGGAAGATGGTGGCGTGGGTTCGCCTTCGCAAGTGGCCGAAGGTGAAGTCCAACTGGACAGTCCAGACGAATTGCTGGCGGTCGAGGAAGCGGAGACTTGGTCCGACGACCCGGTCCGCATGTACCTGACGCAAATGGGCGAAATCCCCTTGCTGACCCGTCGCCAAGAAATCGAATTGGCCAAACGCATCGAAGAGACGCGTCGACGGTTCCGAACCAAATTGCTCGAGAACCATTACGTCTTGGTCGAAGCCTACAAGACGCTGAAGAAGGTCTACCGCGGCCAGCTGCCGTTCGACCGCACCGTTCAGGTCTCCGTGACCGACCGGCTGGAAAAGGAACAGATCATCGGCCGGCTGCCACACAACCTGCTGACCCTGCAAACCCTGCTCAAACGCAACAAGCACGACTGGAAGGTCGCACTCAGCAAAAGCGCTTCCAAACGCCGCCGTGCGGAAGCCTGGCGGGCTCTGGCACGCCGCCGCCGCCGCGCCGTCCGTTTGATCGAAGAATTGGGCCTGCGGACCCAGCGGATCGAAACCCGCATCGAATTGCTGGACAAGTTCAGTCGCCGGATCGCCGAAATCGACTCGCTGATCCGCGACCAACGACGCACCAAGCACGGCCGCGAAACCCGCGACGCACTGCTGCACGAGCGACGCCAAATCCTGACCGCGTGCCAGGAAACCCCGACGTCGCTCCGCAATCGCGTCCGGATGCTGAAAATGGTCTATGCCGAGTACCAGCAGGCCAAACGAGAACTCAGCGAAGGAAACCTCCGACTGGTGGTCTCGATCGCCAAAAAGTACCGCAATCGTGGACTGTCGTTCCTGGACCTGATCCAGGAAGGCAACGCCGGCCTGATGCGGGCGGTCGACAAATTCGAATACCGTCGTGGATTCAAGTTCTGCACCTACGCGACGTGGTGGATTCGCCAAGCGATCACCCGCGCCGTGGCCGACCAAAGCCGAACCATTCGGATTCCGGTGCACATGGTCGAAACGATGAGCCGCGTTCGCAACGTCGCTCGCCAGTTGCTGCAAGAACTCGGACGTGAACCCACGATCGAAGAAACGGCACGCCGAGCCGATGTGACTGTCGAAGAGGCGCGTCGCGTGCTCACCATGAGCCGCTTCCCGATCTCGCTGGACCGACCGGTCGGCAATAGCGAGGACAGCCAGTTCGGCGACCTGCTGCCCGACGGCACCGCAGAAAGCCCCCAAATCGGCGCGACGCAAGAAATGCTTCGCGACCGGATCACCAACGTGCTCAAATCGCTCTCCTATCGCGAACGCGAAATCATCAAGCTTCGCTATGGACTCGGTGATGGTTACAGCTACACCCTGGAAGAGGTCGGGCACATCTTTAAGGTCACACGCGAGCGGATTCGACAGATCGAAGCCAAGGCGGTTCGCAAATTGCAGCAACCAAGCCGCAGCCAAGATCTGGTCGGGTTCCTGGATTAG